The genomic stretch TTTTGCGCAAAAAGGGCATCAGCCACTCGCGGGTCGTCTCGGCTTTTCCCACCATGACCCCTACTGCCTTGAGTTCAATCGCCACCGGGGCCTATGCGGACAAGCACAAGGTACCCGGGTTCATTTGGTTTTCCGAGATGAGCCAGCGGCTCGTCAACTACGGCGCCACGCCGGGAGCCATCCTCAAATTGGGCGTCTTTCAGACCGTCAAAAACCTGCTCTACAACCTCAACCAGGAACATATCAACCCCCGCATCGAGACCTTCCACGAGATCCTGGAAGACCGGGGGTACACGTCTGGCAACATCAACTTCTTCATCTACCGGGGACGTAAAAAAAGGGAGCCGCACCTGCCGCTGCTGATCCGCCTGGCCGCCTGGCTGCGCCTGCGCGGTCCCGTCTTCGGCCCTGAGAACCTGGTCCTCGGTGAGTGCTGTCTCTCACCGAGCCTGCAAGGCTTTCGCGGTCCTGCCGGTCCCTTCAACAAGTTTGGCTTCAATGACCGCTACTCGTGCCTGGCTGCGTCGGAGTTGATCCGCCGGGGTAAACAGCCTGACTTCATGATGGTCTACCTGCCCGACAATGACGGTTACTCCCACCGGGTGGGCCCCCTCAACGCCCATCCCTGTGTCCGCAAGGCTGATCGGATGATCCAGACGGTGCTCAACGCCTTCCCCTCCTGGGAACATGCCCTGGAGGAGAACGCCTTTCTCGTCGCCGGCGACCATTCCCAGTGCCCGGTCGGCCCCAGTCACACGACGGTGCTGCTCGACAGGATGCTCTCTCGTTTTCGACGGATGGAGATGCTCTCCTGGGGCGCTGCGCGGCGCTATGATATCACCATCTGTCCCAACGAGCGGATGGCCATCGTCTATGTCCTGCGCAACCAGGAGTCGGTGCTGCCGGCTGTCGTCGACACCCTGTCCGGCGATGAGCGCATCGCCCAGATCATGTGGCGGGAGGGGGAACGCATCCGCGTCATTCAGGGCGGTTCGCGCAAATCGCTTACCTTCTGGCGCGAAAAGACCTATAAAGACACCTTCGGTGTAGACTGGAACTTCAACGGCGACCTCTCCGTCGTAGACGGCGAGGTCCGCGACGGCCTCCTCCACTTTGGCGAATATCCGGACGCTTTCTCCCGCATCGCTTCGGCCTTGGAGAGCCAGGTGACACCTCGGGTGCTCCTCTCTGCCCGGCCCGGCTTTGAGTTTTACGCCGATGACTCGCCCATCTACCCTGGGGGCGGCAGTCACGGATCGCTCCATGAGAGCGATTCCATCGTTCCCGCCGTGCTGGCCGGCACCGATCACGACCTGCCTAACCTGCGCGTGAGCGACTTTTTCCATTGGTTGATGGAAATGCTGCCGGCGCCGTCGCGGTAGGCGTTAGGGCGCAAAATCAACATCGGAGAAAGAGGTCTTTCGTCGAAAGGCAATTCGGCGAGGGGCTTTTTTTTTTGCAGGTCAGGGCCGTTAGCATGGGAGAAAGAACCTCTGCATAAGGTGGCTATGCATGATGAAAGCATGCTCTTTGTTGCAGGAAGGGAGGCATCATGATGACTGTGGCACCGACACAAGGGCAAAGACGCGCGAAAGGAATAGGCCGTTCGCTTGCCCATGTGTGGAGCGACTGTCGCGAAGGGCGGGAGAGGGTGACCCAAGGCTGGTTGGGTAGTCTCGTGGAGTTTGCAGATAGCTTAGAAATTGCGGAACCAGGCTGGCGAAAGATCCGCCTTCCGGATCAAGGCGGGTATGAAGGTTGGGTGCGAGAAGACGATCTGGTTCCGGTTTTGTTCGCAACAAATAAGGTTCTGCCGCTGGCTGTTATTGCGCAACCGTTTATCGAAATCGAGAGAGGCGGCTTTCTTCAGGATAGGGGTTGGCTGCCCATGGGCGCCCGCTTTCCTCTGCTTGATCGAAAAGAAGGATTCGTAGCGCTTCAGATGCCCCAGGGCACTCCATGTTGGATTCCCGAAGAAGCGATCAGAGCTTGGCCCAGTGATGTTCAGACAGGTGAAGAGGCCCTTCTGTTGGCCGCCAAGTTTCTCGGTCGACCCTACCTCTGGGGCGGTATGGGCTGGCCGGGCATTGACTGTTCCGGCCTTGTTTTTATCGCTTTTTGGACGTTAGGGATTATGCTACCCAGAGACGCCAAGGACCAGTGGGCTCTGCTGGAGGCAGTTGATGAAGCGAACGCTCGTCCAGGTGATCTTATTTTCTTCTCTCGTCGCCCGCCGCTGGTGGATCATGTCGGCTTGGTAGCAGGTAAGGGCGTTTTTCTTCATGCTTCAAGCAGCCTCGGCGGGGTAGCGTATTCAGATTGGCGGGAACAAAGGTGGAGGGAGCGTCTGTTCGGATTTCGACGCTCACCTGTCTAGAAAAACAAGGAAATAGGAGACCGAATTCGTCCAATTTCGACAGGAGCTAGTGGTAAAATAGAGACAACAAGGTGTAGGAGGGTAGTACGGTGCACTATATTGAGCATGAGGGACAGCAGGTAAGGGTCCGCCTAGAAGGGAGTTTTACATTTTCAACGGCTAATAAACTCAAAGATGATATTTTGAAACTTATCGATGAAGGGAGGCATTTTGTCACGATCGACATGAGCGGGGTAGATTTGATCGATAGCCTTGCCCTTGGTTCGCTGGTGGCTGTATTAAAGCGCACACATGGC from Heliomicrobium modesticaldum Ice1 encodes the following:
- a CDS encoding alkaline phosphatase family protein, translated to MRRKKVIMFIIDSLHPKVFDDVTQDGSAPVLAFLRKKGISHSRVVSAFPTMTPTALSSIATGAYADKHKVPGFIWFSEMSQRLVNYGATPGAILKLGVFQTVKNLLYNLNQEHINPRIETFHEILEDRGYTSGNINFFIYRGRKKREPHLPLLIRLAAWLRLRGPVFGPENLVLGECCLSPSLQGFRGPAGPFNKFGFNDRYSCLAASELIRRGKQPDFMMVYLPDNDGYSHRVGPLNAHPCVRKADRMIQTVLNAFPSWEHALEENAFLVAGDHSQCPVGPSHTTVLLDRMLSRFRRMEMLSWGAARRYDITICPNERMAIVYVLRNQESVLPAVVDTLSGDERIAQIMWREGERIRVIQGGSRKSLTFWREKTYKDTFGVDWNFNGDLSVVDGEVRDGLLHFGEYPDAFSRIASALESQVTPRVLLSARPGFEFYADDSPIYPGGGSHGSLHESDSIVPAVLAGTDHDLPNLRVSDFFHWLMEMLPAPSR
- a CDS encoding STAS domain-containing protein, with the translated sequence MHYIEHEGQQVRVRLEGSFTFSTANKLKDDILKLIDEGRHFVTIDMSGVDLIDSLALGSLVAVLKRTHGYGGNVRLQKPQEFVREVLTITKLNQLFVID
- a CDS encoding C40 family peptidase, which translates into the protein MTQGWLGSLVEFADSLEIAEPGWRKIRLPDQGGYEGWVREDDLVPVLFATNKVLPLAVIAQPFIEIERGGFLQDRGWLPMGARFPLLDRKEGFVALQMPQGTPCWIPEEAIRAWPSDVQTGEEALLLAAKFLGRPYLWGGMGWPGIDCSGLVFIAFWTLGIMLPRDAKDQWALLEAVDEANARPGDLIFFSRRPPLVDHVGLVAGKGVFLHASSSLGGVAYSDWREQRWRERLFGFRRSPV